A single Pseudoalteromonas phenolica DNA region contains:
- a CDS encoding F0F1 ATP synthase subunit epsilon, with amino-acid sequence MAMTVHLDVVSAEQSVFSGDVTTIQVTGSEGELGIHPGHAPLLTGLKPGMVRLVKQDGSEDIIYVAGGTLEVQPKTVTVLADVAIRGEELDEQAAEEAKREAQAQMASGTTSELDTHAAAVQLAEAIAQLRVIRQLRK; translated from the coding sequence ATGGCAATGACAGTACATCTTGACGTAGTAAGTGCAGAGCAGAGTGTATTCTCTGGTGATGTAACCACTATTCAAGTGACAGGTAGTGAAGGTGAGCTAGGTATTCATCCTGGTCACGCGCCACTATTGACTGGCCTAAAACCTGGTATGGTACGTTTAGTTAAACAAGATGGTTCTGAAGACATCATCTATGTTGCTGGCGGTACGCTTGAAGTTCAACCTAAGACAGTAACCGTTCTTGCGGACGTTGCTATCCGTGGTGAAGAGCTTGACGAGCAGGCTGCTGAAGAAGCTAAGCGTGAAGCGCAAGCACAAATGGCTTCAGGCACGACGTCTGAGCTTGATACGCATGCTGCAGCTGTACAGTTAGCAGAAGCAATCGCTCAGCTACGTGTTATTCGCCAGCTACGCAAATAA
- the atpD gene encoding F0F1 ATP synthase subunit beta, whose product MSLGKVVQIIGAVVDIEFPQDNVPAVYDALKVTDGDLAGLTLEVQQQLGGGVVRGIALGTTDGLRRGTSVEGTGEPIKVPVGTKTLGRIMDVLGQPIDEAGPIGEDERMSIHRAAPSYEDQSSSVELLETGIKVIDLVCPFAKGGKVGLFGGAGVGKTVNMMELIRNIAIEHSGYSVFAGVGERTREGNDFYHEMNDSNVLDKVSLVYGQMNEPPGNRLRVALTGLTMAEKFRDEGRDVLFFVDNIYRYTLAGTEVSALLGRMPSAVGYQPTLAEEMGVLQERIASTKTGSITSIQAVYVPADDLTDPSPATTFAHLDATVVLSRDIASLGIYPAVDPLDSTSRQLDPQVIGNEHYDTARGVQTVLQRYKELKDIIAILGMDELSDEDKQVVSRARKIQRFLSQPFFVAEVFTGAPGKYVSLKDTISGFKGILNGEYDDMPEQAFYMVGSIDEAIEKAKNM is encoded by the coding sequence TCGGCGCCGTTGTGGACATCGAGTTTCCACAAGACAACGTGCCAGCCGTATATGACGCACTAAAAGTTACAGATGGCGACTTAGCTGGTTTGACTTTAGAAGTTCAACAGCAGCTAGGTGGCGGTGTGGTACGTGGTATCGCACTTGGTACTACTGACGGTTTACGTCGTGGTACTTCAGTAGAAGGCACAGGCGAGCCAATCAAGGTTCCAGTTGGTACTAAGACCCTAGGTCGTATCATGGACGTACTTGGTCAGCCAATCGATGAAGCAGGTCCAATTGGTGAAGACGAGCGTATGTCAATTCACCGTGCTGCGCCTTCATACGAAGATCAATCAAGTTCAGTAGAACTTTTAGAGACTGGTATCAAGGTAATCGACCTTGTATGTCCATTCGCTAAAGGTGGTAAAGTTGGTCTATTCGGTGGTGCCGGTGTAGGTAAAACCGTAAACATGATGGAACTTATCCGTAACATCGCAATCGAGCACAGCGGTTACTCAGTATTCGCAGGTGTTGGTGAGCGTACTCGTGAGGGTAACGATTTCTACCATGAGATGAACGATTCAAACGTACTAGACAAAGTATCTCTAGTATACGGTCAGATGAACGAGCCACCGGGTAACCGTCTACGTGTTGCACTAACGGGTCTAACTATGGCTGAGAAGTTCCGTGACGAAGGTCGTGACGTACTTTTCTTCGTAGATAACATCTACCGTTACACACTAGCGGGTACTGAGGTATCAGCACTTCTAGGTCGTATGCCTTCAGCGGTAGGTTACCAGCCTACACTAGCTGAAGAAATGGGTGTACTTCAGGAGCGTATCGCGTCTACTAAGACTGGTTCAATCACGTCTATCCAAGCGGTATACGTACCTGCGGATGACTTAACTGACCCATCACCAGCTACGACGTTCGCGCACTTAGATGCAACAGTTGTACTTTCTCGTGACATCGCATCACTTGGTATCTACCCTGCGGTAGACCCACTTGATTCAACTTCACGTCAGCTTGACCCTCAAGTAATCGGTAACGAGCACTACGACACAGCACGTGGCGTTCAGACTGTACTTCAGCGTTATAAAGAACTGAAAGACATCATCGCGATCCTAGGTATGGACGAGCTATCTGACGAAGATAAGCAAGTTGTATCTCGTGCACGTAAAATCCAGCGTTTCCTATCTCAGCCGTTCTTCGTTGCAGAGGTATTCACAGGTGCACCTGGTAAATACGTTTCACTGAAAGACACTATCTCTGGCTTCAAAGGCATCTTAAACGGTGAATACGATGACATGCCAGAGCAAGCTTTCTACATGGTTGGCTCAATCGACGAAGCGATCGAAAAAGCCAAAAACATGTAA
- a CDS encoding insulinase family protein, protein MMLRNKLALITLALMSYYAAAQSTHDRAYTTLATPTQLSQAGFVKSQHDDRSYSEMRLDNGLRVAVVSDPSVAESALSLSVGVGQFHDPENYQGLAHFLEHMIFQGSRSFPTPYTLKDFIAKHNGHYNAMTEAQLTTYFFTISSAQFDTALTMLSDAIAAPLFKKENIDKELTAIEQEWQRLRQQDMFVVNRTLANTVNPEHPIKQLGVGNKETLQNKTGHGQLSLYKAMQDFYQKYYSSNIMTLTLVGDQSVDELKKLAKKHFAQLPNREVADPRITLPVFTQDTLNKEIKLKTKVAADLLMLQFPLQNNFATWQYKPNAYLNMLLSSHEPGSLAAKLIEQELVHMVLPMLSPNAYGSEGTALIQFQLTEKGKKNKDKIITAFFDYVALLKQEGINEGYSAELKQQLQGLFNDYQKPSALHLARQFSRMMHSVPAKDILHFDTYFSGFNAKAIEQVLNNLTLDKARIWHVSGNEKVDTPLSYADGGYQVAPLSKKDKTIYAAGSGLKFNLHEPELDAAQHDAQIITQSDKPKQLLDGKGVRAWLKTSKHFTQKQGVIAISLESPRLNQDLKSHTLTNLLSLMMLKDLQRLGVRAQQRHQTNLMLLQTSNGNLAINIAGKTAKHGYYAQKLFQAMADMEFKESRFNSAKKLYSKNLSNLDKLPLIQQSELYFGQLVKTEAMHWSPQEIIAQLETVTLSDVKAMHKQLLTATYIDLFAFGQYGEDEIKTITHSVRSVLGDTSQVNKPVYLDEYKPVTGSALNKKVTTPFDNTYLRESYIYPQESLPVLSALKVINQLFNNAIFKTLRTEKQMAYAVGSRAFRVHEFPAFSIFMESADASLNEIKTEFDNFIVGFYSGLEQVSEQDITTVKQGLIKELKKKPENIFVESQPYFSDWQKGNYQFDSRARYEQALEKLNKQQVLDVYKQVLLEYQAETVLLQLKGDDSKGGYFEFSK, encoded by the coding sequence ATGATGTTAAGAAACAAACTTGCTTTAATCACGCTAGCACTGATGTCGTATTATGCTGCTGCACAAAGCACTCACGACCGCGCATATACAACATTGGCTACGCCTACACAGCTTTCACAAGCCGGTTTTGTAAAAAGCCAGCATGACGATCGTAGCTACAGTGAAATGCGTTTAGATAATGGGTTGCGCGTCGCTGTTGTGTCAGACCCTTCAGTTGCTGAGTCAGCGCTGAGTTTAAGTGTTGGAGTGGGGCAATTTCATGACCCTGAAAACTACCAAGGCTTAGCGCATTTTCTTGAGCATATGATTTTCCAAGGTTCTCGGTCTTTCCCGACCCCTTATACTTTGAAAGACTTCATTGCCAAGCACAATGGCCACTACAATGCGATGACAGAAGCACAACTGACTACGTATTTCTTTACTATTTCAAGTGCACAATTTGACACGGCTTTGACAATGTTGTCAGACGCCATTGCTGCGCCTTTATTTAAAAAAGAAAACATAGATAAAGAACTCACGGCAATAGAGCAAGAGTGGCAACGTCTGAGACAGCAAGATATGTTTGTGGTCAATCGTACATTAGCGAATACGGTGAACCCAGAACACCCAATTAAGCAATTAGGGGTGGGTAATAAAGAAACCTTACAAAATAAAACTGGGCACGGGCAGCTTAGTCTTTACAAAGCGATGCAAGACTTTTATCAAAAGTACTATTCATCGAATATCATGACTTTAACTTTGGTTGGTGATCAATCGGTTGACGAGTTAAAAAAGCTGGCAAAAAAGCACTTTGCTCAGTTACCAAACCGAGAGGTTGCTGATCCGCGAATTACCTTACCAGTATTCACACAAGACACGCTAAATAAAGAAATTAAGCTAAAAACAAAAGTGGCAGCTGATTTATTAATGTTGCAATTCCCACTGCAGAATAATTTTGCGACTTGGCAATACAAGCCCAATGCATATCTAAATATGTTGTTGTCTTCACACGAGCCAGGTTCTTTGGCAGCTAAACTGATTGAGCAAGAGTTAGTCCATATGGTGTTGCCTATGTTATCTCCTAATGCTTATGGCAGCGAAGGAACTGCACTAATACAATTTCAACTAACTGAAAAGGGCAAAAAGAACAAAGATAAAATTATCACTGCCTTTTTTGATTATGTTGCTTTATTGAAGCAAGAAGGCATAAACGAGGGCTACAGTGCAGAGCTAAAACAGCAATTACAAGGTTTGTTCAATGACTATCAAAAACCCTCAGCATTGCATTTAGCAAGACAGTTTAGCCGTATGATGCATAGCGTGCCGGCAAAAGATATTCTGCATTTTGATACGTATTTCTCAGGCTTTAATGCAAAAGCAATTGAGCAGGTGCTCAATAACCTTACCCTTGATAAGGCGCGCATTTGGCATGTTAGCGGCAATGAAAAAGTTGATACTCCATTAAGTTATGCCGATGGCGGGTATCAGGTCGCACCATTATCGAAAAAAGACAAAACCATTTACGCCGCAGGCTCTGGTTTGAAGTTTAATCTTCATGAACCTGAGTTAGATGCTGCACAACATGATGCGCAAATCATCACGCAATCAGATAAGCCGAAGCAGTTACTCGATGGCAAAGGGGTAAGGGCATGGTTAAAAACAAGTAAGCACTTTACTCAGAAACAAGGCGTCATTGCGATTTCACTTGAAAGCCCAAGACTGAACCAAGACCTTAAAAGTCACACGCTGACTAACTTATTAAGTCTCATGATGCTGAAAGACTTACAGCGACTTGGCGTACGTGCTCAGCAGCGTCATCAAACAAATTTGATGTTATTGCAAACATCAAACGGTAATTTAGCCATAAACATTGCCGGGAAAACGGCAAAACATGGCTATTATGCTCAAAAACTGTTTCAAGCAATGGCTGATATGGAGTTTAAAGAATCTCGCTTTAACAGTGCTAAAAAACTCTATAGTAAAAATTTAAGCAATCTTGATAAGTTGCCTTTGATCCAACAATCAGAGCTTTATTTTGGGCAATTAGTCAAAACTGAGGCCATGCATTGGTCACCGCAAGAAATAATTGCTCAACTTGAGACCGTGACATTGTCAGATGTTAAAGCAATGCATAAACAGTTATTAACCGCAACGTATATCGACTTATTCGCGTTTGGCCAATACGGTGAAGATGAAATTAAAACCATTACGCACTCAGTACGTTCAGTGTTAGGAGACACAAGCCAAGTCAATAAGCCGGTATATCTTGATGAATATAAACCTGTTACAGGCTCAGCACTCAACAAGAAAGTTACCACGCCGTTTGATAATACTTACCTTAGAGAGAGCTATATCTATCCGCAAGAATCTTTACCGGTACTATCAGCTCTGAAAGTGATTAATCAGTTGTTTAATAACGCCATATTTAAGACTTTAAGAACTGAAAAGCAAATGGCTTATGCTGTTGGCAGTCGGGCGTTCAGAGTTCACGAGTTTCCGGCATTTAGTATATTTATGGAAAGCGCTGATGCTTCACTTAACGAGATTAAAACCGAGTTTGACAACTTTATAGTCGGTTTTTACAGCGGTTTAGAACAAGTGTCAGAACAAGACATTACAACAGTAAAGCAAGGCTTGATAAAAGAGCTTAAGAAAAAGCCTGAGAATATTTTTGTTGAATCTCAGCCG
- a CDS encoding winged helix-turn-helix domain-containing protein, with amino-acid sequence MMKEFNFSSAIVQVKFAQWELDPKRQVISDGDISRELEPLLYKLLCYFLLNNEEIITREDLIEHVWRQHYVDDNAINRAVSELRKLLKSDKFKGTIIKTHYRKGYSLAVDRELVGFDGKQSNAGVINTLAASTPSQPKHPPYNFSLRILLASCVVFVLTIFGYWFTHQQGLAQPNEVTPRKFSDASTQILSWQNASFSQLKVHPNNNVYAYVTESDSEQGITVQALTGEVSKQISFAGSKLTLLGFSAIYADVFYRKENTENECGIWRVNYLKDTLAERVMECGGDIRSLIEYDDRYLVFDRLGYRDQQNIRAIYTYDKVRKQTSRISAPGEGSYGDYLQTIDVASNRVYFFRVLPENLDVFYTDIEGSYVSKLFSSKFLSDNLNLVNNDIYFFGRSSQSLYKYDEINKQTIEIYKNDSKQVFQNVFKISESQSIAQTLPFEVVIDLHSFSETKKFNLDYKGNINSAIRLKQSQQLVVLALFSASNSSILSFYDDAGTKQQEISFDELSLKIKPSLDERYLFVRHNKAVSVLDLDGKLIKRLEFEGKVLTIEVMSGGRLAAVEQVAGENNAIVIDVLSGTRKRLPIKDIMWFSCFEEYRCLTQNFYGELRVYDLRKLGFESQIAKTDTLFPTFTRLKTGFYFTDREGMKQFDLKTFAIKEHLLLPKEVRENDRFATILLDETSQLHIRVEPRSNEVVLHSFSQQ; translated from the coding sequence ATGATGAAGGAATTCAATTTTAGCAGTGCCATTGTGCAGGTTAAGTTCGCACAGTGGGAACTTGATCCGAAACGACAAGTCATTAGCGATGGCGACATAAGTCGAGAGCTCGAGCCCCTACTTTATAAATTATTATGTTATTTTCTCCTTAATAATGAAGAAATCATCACTCGAGAAGACTTAATTGAGCATGTATGGCGACAACATTATGTTGACGATAATGCCATAAATCGCGCGGTGTCAGAGCTGAGAAAACTGCTCAAATCAGATAAGTTTAAAGGGACAATCATCAAAACGCACTATCGCAAAGGCTATAGCCTTGCTGTCGATAGAGAGCTCGTCGGTTTCGATGGAAAGCAGAGCAATGCTGGTGTAATTAATACCCTAGCGGCTAGCACACCGAGTCAACCAAAGCACCCACCCTATAATTTCTCATTGCGCATTTTACTGGCATCCTGTGTGGTGTTCGTTTTGACTATATTTGGTTATTGGTTTACCCACCAGCAAGGTTTAGCCCAGCCAAATGAGGTCACCCCTCGTAAGTTCAGTGACGCATCAACACAAATATTAAGCTGGCAAAACGCGAGTTTTAGCCAACTTAAAGTGCACCCCAATAACAACGTTTACGCTTATGTAACTGAATCAGACAGTGAACAAGGTATCACAGTACAAGCACTAACAGGTGAGGTCTCAAAACAAATTTCTTTTGCTGGTAGTAAACTGACTTTGTTGGGCTTTTCAGCCATATATGCTGATGTTTTTTACAGAAAGGAGAACACTGAGAACGAATGTGGTATTTGGCGTGTTAATTATTTAAAAGACACGCTGGCTGAAAGAGTTATGGAATGCGGCGGCGATATTCGCTCATTGATAGAATATGATGATCGTTATCTGGTATTCGACCGTTTGGGCTATCGTGACCAGCAAAATATTCGCGCCATTTATACCTATGATAAAGTTCGCAAGCAAACCTCAAGAATTTCAGCGCCAGGAGAGGGGTCTTATGGAGATTATTTACAAACCATAGATGTAGCCAGTAATAGAGTCTATTTTTTCAGAGTTTTACCCGAGAATTTAGATGTTTTTTACACTGACATTGAAGGTAGCTATGTATCAAAATTGTTTAGCAGTAAATTTCTGAGTGACAACTTAAATCTTGTTAATAATGATATATATTTCTTTGGTCGATCTTCTCAGTCACTCTATAAGTACGATGAGATAAATAAGCAAACTATTGAAATATATAAAAATGATTCTAAGCAGGTATTCCAAAACGTATTTAAAATATCAGAATCTCAAAGTATTGCTCAAACTTTGCCTTTTGAAGTGGTAATTGACTTACATTCTTTTAGCGAAACAAAAAAATTTAACCTGGATTATAAGGGTAATATAAACAGCGCAATTCGCTTAAAACAATCACAACAGCTTGTAGTTTTGGCTTTATTCTCCGCAAGCAACTCGAGCATATTGAGCTTTTATGACGATGCAGGCACAAAGCAGCAAGAGATCTCTTTTGATGAACTTAGCTTAAAGATTAAGCCCTCTCTTGATGAAAGGTATCTTTTTGTAAGACATAATAAAGCTGTATCTGTGTTAGACCTAGATGGAAAGCTAATAAAAAGGCTGGAATTTGAAGGGAAAGTGTTAACGATAGAAGTCATGTCTGGTGGGCGTTTGGCGGCCGTAGAGCAAGTTGCGGGCGAAAATAATGCCATCGTTATTGATGTGCTATCAGGTACGCGTAAACGCTTACCGATAAAAGATATCATGTGGTTTAGCTGTTTTGAGGAATATCGTTGCCTAACGCAAAACTTCTATGGTGAATTACGCGTGTATGACCTAAGAAAATTGGGATTTGAATCTCAGATAGCAAAAACGGATACTTTATTTCCTACCTTTACTCGTTTAAAAACGGGGTTTTATTTTACAGATAGGGAAGGTATGAAACAGTTTGATCTAAAAACATTTGCTATAAAAGAACACCTATTGCTACCTAAAGAAGTACGTGAAAATGATCGTTTTGCTACGATTTTGCTAGATGAAACGAGTCAACTTCATATCAGAGTTGAACCTCGCAGCAATGAGGTTGTTTTACACAGCTTTAGCCAGCAATAA